In Malus sylvestris chromosome 15, drMalSylv7.2, whole genome shotgun sequence, a single genomic region encodes these proteins:
- the LOC126604398 gene encoding SWI/SNF complex subunit SWI3C-like isoform X1 codes for MSASPSDSHGKWRKRKRDPQIRRNKREDDDDEDDDACAAADDDNELDPNDDSEDPQHNPPSAAEPDPAPHETEVLDGGVRVSDFPPVVLRTVNRPHSSVLALVALERGNHSGGDTKGPASPILLENVSYGQLQALSAVPADSPALDPDRADGSVAAYVVTPPSIMEGHGVVKRFGNRVHVVPMHADWFLPATVHRLERQVVPHFFSGKSLDHTPELYMHCRNEIVAKYMENPAKRLAFSDFSQLSGRLSTEDLTRIIRFLDHWGIINYCAEAPSHELWNGSSYLREEVNGEIQVQSADLKSIDSLIKFDKPRCRLKAAEVYSSLPCHDGDDVSDLDNTIRKRLSENHCNYCSCSLPNVYYQSQKEVDVLLCSNCFHEGRYVVGHSSIDFIRMDSTKDYGDLDGESWTAQETLLLLEAMEIHNENWNEIAEYVGSKSKAQCILHFLRLPVEDGLLENIEVPGMSLSSNSSDRDGHGGFHSSSNGDAAGSCLQDADSDSRFPFANSGNPVMAMVSFLASSVGPRVAASCAHAALTVFSEDNGVSASASIMEGSGHRTNSENIQGREGGAHGNSANSLQQKEKNSAAHGSWGQNEAGVIPIPAEKVKAAAKAGLAAAALKAKLFADHEEREIQRLSANIINHQLKRLELKLKQFAEVETFLMKECEQMEKTRQRMVSERARIMSTQFRPAGASPMSSAGAGPSMSNNNIGNNRQQIMSPSGSQPSISGYSNNQPVHPRMPFMPRQPMLGLGPRIPLTSIQSSSAAPNAMFNSAGTAQSTLNHPLLRPVPGTSSSLG; via the exons ATGTCAGCTTCTCCTTCAG ACTCACACGGCAAATGGAGGAAGCGAAAGCGCGACCCCCAAATTCGCCGGAACAAGCGCGAGGACGACGACGACGAAGACGACGACGCCTGTGCCGCCGCCGACGACGACAACGAGCTCGACCCGAACGACGACTCGGAGGACCCCCAACATAACCCCCCATCCGCTGCAGAACCCGATCCCGCCCCTCACGAGACCGAGGTCCTGGACGGTGGGGTCCGCGTCAGTGACTTTCCTCCCGTCGTTTTGCGCACCGTCAACCGGCCCCACTCCTCCGTTCTTGCCCTCGTCGCGCTCGAGCGAGGCAATCATTCCGGCGGGGACACCAAGGGGCCCGCCAGCCCCATTTTATTGGAGAATGTGTCGTACGGTCAGCTCCAGGCGCTGTCCGCCGTGCCTGCCGATAGTCCGGCGCTCGATCCGGACCGTGCAGATGGCTCCGTGGCGGCTTACGTGGTCACTCCGCCTTCGATTATGGAAGGCCATGGCGTTGTGAAGCGGTTTGGGAACAGAGTTCATGTGGTTCCAATGCACGCAG ATTGGTTTTTACCTGCCACAGTGCATCGATTGGAGAGACAGGTGGTGCCGCATTTTTTCTCAGGAAAATCATTAGATCATACTCCTGAGCTATACATGCATTGTAGGAATGAAATTGTTGCCAAATACATGGAAAATCCAGCGAAGAGGCTTGCATTTTCTGATTTTTCACAATTATCTGGTCGTCTAAGTACTGAAGATTTGACTCGAATAATCCGTTTTCTTGATCACTGGGGAATTATCAATTACTGTGCTGAAGCACCCAGTCATGAGCTGTGGAATGGCAGTTCCTACTTAAGGGAGGAGGTAAATGGTGAGATTCAAGTGCAATCAGCTGATCTTAAGTCCATTGATAGTTTAATCAAATTTGACAAGCCCAGATGTAGGCTCAAGGCAGCTGAAGTTTATTCGTCATTGCCATGTCATGATGGTGATGATGTCTCTGATTTGGACAACACAATTCGGAAGCGTCTATCTGAAAACCATTGCAATTACTGTTCTTGTTCTCTTCCTAATGTATACTATCAGTCACAGAAGGAG GTTGATGTACTGCTGTGCTCTAATTGCTTCCATGAGGGAAGATATGTTGTTGGTCATTCAAGCATAGATTTCATAAGGATGGATTCAACGAAAGATTATGGTGATCTGGATGGGGAAAGTTGGACTGCTCAAGAAACCCTACTGCTGCTCGAGGCAATGGAAATACACAATGAGAACTGGAATGAAATTGCTGAGTATGTTGGTTCAAAGTCAAAAGCACAATGCATCCTTCATTTTCTTCGTTTGCCTGTGGAGGATGGCCTGCTTGAAAATATTGAAGTTCCGGGCATGTCCCTGTCTTCCAATTCGTCGGATAGAGATGGTCATGGAGGATTTCATTCAAGTTCAAATGGGGATGCAGCag GATCCTGCCTACAAGATGCTGATTCTGATAGTAGGTTCCCTTTTGCGAATTCTGGGAATCCAGTCATGGCCATG GTTTCATTTCTGGCCTCCTCTGTTGGGCCAAGAGTTGCTGCATCCTGTGCCCATGCAGCCTTGACTGTATTTTCTGAGGATAATGGTGTATCTGCCTCTGCAAGTATTATGGAAGGATCAGGCCATAG GACGAACTCTGAGAATATACAAGGTAGAGAAGGTGGTGCTCATGGAAATTCTGCAAATTCACTTCAGCAAAAGG AAAAGAACTCAGCAGCTCATGGTTCTTGGGGTCAAAATGAGGCAGGGGTAATTCCAATACCGGCAGAGAAAGTTAAAGCTGCTGCCAAAGCTGGCCTTGCTGCAGCTGCACTAAAGGCAAAATTGTTTGCTGATCACGAAGAACGGGAAATTCAGAGGCTATCTGCTAATATTATAAATCATCAG TTGAAGAGACTGGAGCTGAAGTTAAAGCAGTTTGCAGAAGTGGAAACCTTCCTAATGAAAGAATGTGAACAAATGGAGAAGACGAGGCAGAGGATGGTTAGTGAACGTGCCCGGATCATGTCAACTCAGTTTAGACCTGCTGGAGCTTCGCCCATGAGTTCAGCAGGTGCTGGTCCTTCCATGTCCAATAATAACATTGGTAACAATAGGCAACAGATTATGTCACCTTCAGGTTCACAGCCAAGCATATCAGGATACAGCAACAACCAACCAGTCCATCCCCGCATGCCATTCATGCCACGTCAACCAATGTTAGGGTTGGGGCCGAGGATACCCTTAACATCCATACAGTCATCCTCAGCGGCTCCAAATGCCATGTTTAATTCCGCAGGGACTGCCCAGTCGACGTTAAATCATCCATTGTTGAGGCCTGTACCAGGTACTAGCTCCAGTTTAGGTTGA
- the LOC126604398 gene encoding SWI/SNF complex subunit SWI3C-like isoform X2 codes for MSASPSDSHGKWRKRKRDPQIRRNKREDDDDEDDDACAAADDDNELDPNDDSEDPQHNPPSAAEPDPAPHETEVLDGGVRVSDFPPVVLRTVNRPHSSVLALVALERGNHSGGDTKGPASPILLENVSYGQLQALSAVPADSPALDPDRADGSVAAYVVTPPSIMEGHGVVKRFGNRVHVVPMHADWFLPATVHRLERQVVPHFFSGKSLDHTPELYMHCRNEIVAKYMENPAKRLAFSDFSQLSGRLSTEDLTRIIRFLDHWGIINYCAEAPSHELWNGSSYLREEVNGEIQVQSADLKSIDSLIKFDKPRCRLKAAEVYSSLPCHDGDDVSDLDNTIRKRLSENHCNYCSCSLPNVYYQSQKEVDVLLCSNCFHEGRYVVGHSSIDFIRMDSTKDYGDLDGESWTAQETLLLLEAMEIHNENWNEIAEYVGSKSKAQCILHFLRLPVEDGLLENIEVPGMSLSSNSSDRDGHGGFHSSSNGDAAGSCLQDADSDSRFPFANSGNPVMAMVSFLASSVGPRVAASCAHAALTVFSEDNGVSASASIMEGSGHRTNSENIQGREGGAHGNSANSLQQKGVIPIPAEKVKAAAKAGLAAAALKAKLFADHEEREIQRLSANIINHQLKRLELKLKQFAEVETFLMKECEQMEKTRQRMVSERARIMSTQFRPAGASPMSSAGAGPSMSNNNIGNNRQQIMSPSGSQPSISGYSNNQPVHPRMPFMPRQPMLGLGPRIPLTSIQSSSAAPNAMFNSAGTAQSTLNHPLLRPVPGTSSSLG; via the exons ATGTCAGCTTCTCCTTCAG ACTCACACGGCAAATGGAGGAAGCGAAAGCGCGACCCCCAAATTCGCCGGAACAAGCGCGAGGACGACGACGACGAAGACGACGACGCCTGTGCCGCCGCCGACGACGACAACGAGCTCGACCCGAACGACGACTCGGAGGACCCCCAACATAACCCCCCATCCGCTGCAGAACCCGATCCCGCCCCTCACGAGACCGAGGTCCTGGACGGTGGGGTCCGCGTCAGTGACTTTCCTCCCGTCGTTTTGCGCACCGTCAACCGGCCCCACTCCTCCGTTCTTGCCCTCGTCGCGCTCGAGCGAGGCAATCATTCCGGCGGGGACACCAAGGGGCCCGCCAGCCCCATTTTATTGGAGAATGTGTCGTACGGTCAGCTCCAGGCGCTGTCCGCCGTGCCTGCCGATAGTCCGGCGCTCGATCCGGACCGTGCAGATGGCTCCGTGGCGGCTTACGTGGTCACTCCGCCTTCGATTATGGAAGGCCATGGCGTTGTGAAGCGGTTTGGGAACAGAGTTCATGTGGTTCCAATGCACGCAG ATTGGTTTTTACCTGCCACAGTGCATCGATTGGAGAGACAGGTGGTGCCGCATTTTTTCTCAGGAAAATCATTAGATCATACTCCTGAGCTATACATGCATTGTAGGAATGAAATTGTTGCCAAATACATGGAAAATCCAGCGAAGAGGCTTGCATTTTCTGATTTTTCACAATTATCTGGTCGTCTAAGTACTGAAGATTTGACTCGAATAATCCGTTTTCTTGATCACTGGGGAATTATCAATTACTGTGCTGAAGCACCCAGTCATGAGCTGTGGAATGGCAGTTCCTACTTAAGGGAGGAGGTAAATGGTGAGATTCAAGTGCAATCAGCTGATCTTAAGTCCATTGATAGTTTAATCAAATTTGACAAGCCCAGATGTAGGCTCAAGGCAGCTGAAGTTTATTCGTCATTGCCATGTCATGATGGTGATGATGTCTCTGATTTGGACAACACAATTCGGAAGCGTCTATCTGAAAACCATTGCAATTACTGTTCTTGTTCTCTTCCTAATGTATACTATCAGTCACAGAAGGAG GTTGATGTACTGCTGTGCTCTAATTGCTTCCATGAGGGAAGATATGTTGTTGGTCATTCAAGCATAGATTTCATAAGGATGGATTCAACGAAAGATTATGGTGATCTGGATGGGGAAAGTTGGACTGCTCAAGAAACCCTACTGCTGCTCGAGGCAATGGAAATACACAATGAGAACTGGAATGAAATTGCTGAGTATGTTGGTTCAAAGTCAAAAGCACAATGCATCCTTCATTTTCTTCGTTTGCCTGTGGAGGATGGCCTGCTTGAAAATATTGAAGTTCCGGGCATGTCCCTGTCTTCCAATTCGTCGGATAGAGATGGTCATGGAGGATTTCATTCAAGTTCAAATGGGGATGCAGCag GATCCTGCCTACAAGATGCTGATTCTGATAGTAGGTTCCCTTTTGCGAATTCTGGGAATCCAGTCATGGCCATG GTTTCATTTCTGGCCTCCTCTGTTGGGCCAAGAGTTGCTGCATCCTGTGCCCATGCAGCCTTGACTGTATTTTCTGAGGATAATGGTGTATCTGCCTCTGCAAGTATTATGGAAGGATCAGGCCATAG GACGAACTCTGAGAATATACAAGGTAGAGAAGGTGGTGCTCATGGAAATTCTGCAAATTCACTTCAGCAAAAGG GGGTAATTCCAATACCGGCAGAGAAAGTTAAAGCTGCTGCCAAAGCTGGCCTTGCTGCAGCTGCACTAAAGGCAAAATTGTTTGCTGATCACGAAGAACGGGAAATTCAGAGGCTATCTGCTAATATTATAAATCATCAG TTGAAGAGACTGGAGCTGAAGTTAAAGCAGTTTGCAGAAGTGGAAACCTTCCTAATGAAAGAATGTGAACAAATGGAGAAGACGAGGCAGAGGATGGTTAGTGAACGTGCCCGGATCATGTCAACTCAGTTTAGACCTGCTGGAGCTTCGCCCATGAGTTCAGCAGGTGCTGGTCCTTCCATGTCCAATAATAACATTGGTAACAATAGGCAACAGATTATGTCACCTTCAGGTTCACAGCCAAGCATATCAGGATACAGCAACAACCAACCAGTCCATCCCCGCATGCCATTCATGCCACGTCAACCAATGTTAGGGTTGGGGCCGAGGATACCCTTAACATCCATACAGTCATCCTCAGCGGCTCCAAATGCCATGTTTAATTCCGCAGGGACTGCCCAGTCGACGTTAAATCATCCATTGTTGAGGCCTGTACCAGGTACTAGCTCCAGTTTAGGTTGA
- the LOC126604708 gene encoding N-glycosylase/DNA lyase OGG1 produces the protein MLSLHLRSLSTMSKRQRPINSPPSIPQTPQTHNSKRPKLPLVPTTKWVPLNLTQSELSLPLTFPTGQTFRWRQTGPLQYTGVVGCHLVSLKHLPNGDVSYCLHSTTSSERGLAEAALLDFLNMGISLAGMWEVFSASDSRFAELAGYLGGARVLRQDPVECLVQFLCSSNNNIQRITKMVDFVSSLGNHLGSVGGFEFHEFPSLERLSMVSEKEFREAGFGYRAKYITGTVKALQLKPGGGAEWLLSLRKMELEEVIEALSTLPGVGPKVAACIALFSLDQHHAIPVDTHVWQIATRYLIPELAGARLTPKLCVRVAEAFVSKYGKYAGWAQTVLFIAELPSQKALLPAHFTSAKESKATKKKDRESHTVVDTPTVE, from the exons ATGCTCTCACTGCACCTGAGATCTCTCTCAACCATGAGCAAGCGACAAAGACCCATCAATTCTCCTCCATCGATCCCCCAAACTCCGCAAACCCACAACTCCAAAAGACCCAAATTACCCCTCGTACCCACCACCAAGTGGGTCCCACTCAACCTCACCCAATCGGAGCTCTCCCTTCCCCTCACCTTCCCTACCGGCCAAACCTTCCGGTGGCGGCAGACTGGCCCTCTCCAGTACACCGGCGTCGTCGGGTGCCACCTTGTCTCCCTCAAGCACCTCCCGAACGGCGACGTTTCCTACTGCCTACACAGCACCACCTCCTCCGAGCGCGGCCTCGCGGAGGCGGCCCTGCTCGATTTTCTCAATATGGGTATATCTCTGGCGGGAATGTGGGAGGTTTTCTCGGCGTCGGATTCGCGGTTCGCCGAGCTCGCTGGGTATTTGGGCGGGGCTAGAGTGCTGCGGCAAGACCCGGTTGAGTGTTTGGTTCAGTTTCTTTGTTCGTCGAATAACAACATTCAGAGGATTACAAAAATGGTGGATTTTGTGTCGTCGTTGGGGAACCATTTGGGGTCTGTTGGAGGTTTTGAGTTCCATGAATTTCCATCTTTGGAGCGCTTGTCGATGGTGTCAGAGAAAGAGTTCAGAGAAGCTGGCTTTGGCTATAG GGCCAAGTACATTACTGGCACTGTAAAAGCTTTGCAGTTAAAACCTGGTGGAGGTGCAGAGTGGCTTTTGTCTCTGCGTAAAATGGAGCTTGAGGAGGTGATTGAAGCTCTTTCGACTTTGCCTGGAGTTGGCCCCAAGGTGGCGGCATGTATAGCTCTATTCTCGCTCGACCAACACCATGCCATTCCTGTTGATACACACGTGTGGCAG ATTGCTACAAGATACCTCATACCTGAGCTAGCAGGTGCTCGTCTGACGCCTAAGCTCTGTGTCCGTGTGGCAGAGGCATTTGTGAGTAAATACGGGAAATATGCAGGATGGGCTCAAACTGTGCTTTTTATTGCTGAATTACCTTCACAAAAGGCCCTTCTACCAGCTCATTTTACAAGTGCAAAAGAGAGTAAAGCTACAAAGAAAAAGGATCGTGAATCGCACACTGTAGTGGATACTCCAACTGTTGAGTAG
- the LOC126604707 gene encoding beta-galactosidase 16 isoform X1, which yields MEMVRLLLCSFALLLMSFACNSDAGDVTYDGRSLIINGERKVLFSGSIHYPRSTPEMWPSLIAKAKEGGIDVIQTYVFWNIHERQQGKFDFSGRNDIISFIKEVQNQGLYVTLRIGPFIESEWTYGGLPIWLRDIPGIVYRSDNEPFKIEMEKWTTRIVYMMKSEKLYASLGGPIILSQIENEYKMIEPAFHERGPPYVRWAAAMAVGLQTGVPWVMCKQDDAPDPVINTCNGMKCGETFTGPNSPNKPALWTENWTSQYQVYGDKPLLRSAEDIAYQVALFIAKFRGSYVNYYMYHGGTNFGRSASAFVITSYYDEAPLDEYGSVRQPKWGHLKELHAAVKLASNPLLSGDHTNVSLGELQDAYVFQVKSGECAAFLVNKGPKDASVVFQNSPYQLPRKSISILPDCKTVAFNTAKVNAQQSTRSWQVTQKFDSTERWEEYKEAIPNFDNILSRANTLPEQLFTTKDESDYLWYTISLKQDSNTQSKLVVQSRGHVLHAFVNGVFVGSAHGRHRNESFSLEQTVILNKGVNSLSFLSAMVGLPDSGAYLERRVGGLRKVLIEERDLSKNSWGHQVGLSGEKLEIYTDAGSSKVEWNKLGSSANQPLKWFKTHFDAPAGNDPIALNLGSMGKGEAFVNGQSIGRYWVLFQTPEGKPSQTWYHVPRAFLKPTGNLLVLLEEENGDPLKVSLDKISVAQVCGHVSETHLPPVVKWLGLKTQNQNNTRKNRDRRPKVQLSCPPKRNISKVLFASFGNPSGDCQNYSTGSCHSSISTAIVEQVCIGKRRCSILLSKNRFGDPCPGISKTLLVDAQCT from the exons ATGTGGCCATCTTTGATAGCCAAAGCCAAGGAAGGAGGAATAGATGTGATACAAACATACGTGTTTTGGAACATTCATGAACGCCAACAAGGAAAA TTTGATTTCAGTGGAAGAAATGATATAATAAGCTTTATTAAGGAAGTCCAAAACCAAGGCCTTTATGTCACCCTTAGAATCGGACCTTTCATTGAGAGTGAATGGACGTACGG GGGTCTACCAATTTGGTTAAGGGATATTCCTGGCATTGTCTATCGATCCGATAATGAACCATTCAAG ATTGAAATGGAAAAATGGACAACCAGAATAGTCTATATGATGAAATCAGAAAAATTGTACGCTTCTCTAGGTGGACCAATTATATTGTCACAG ATTGAGAACGAGTACAAAATGATAGAACCAGCTTTTCATGAAAGGGGACCTCCTTATGTTCGTTGGGCTGCAGCAATGGCGGTCGGGCTTCAAACTGGTGTGCCCTGGGTTATGTGCAAACAAGATGATGCTCCAGATCCCGTG ATCAACACATGCAATGGAATGAAGTGTGGAGAAACCTTTACTGGTCCTAATTCTCCCAATAAGCCAGCACTTTGGACAGAGAATTGGACAAGCCA ATACCAAGTATATGGTGACAAACCATTACTAAGATCGGCTGAAGATATCGCGTATCAAGTTGCACTGTTTATTGCAAAGTTCAGAGGAAGCTATGTAAATTATTATATG TATCATGGAGGAACCAATTTCGGAAGATCAGCCTCTGCATTTGTGATCACTAGCTACTATGATGAAGCTCCTCTTGATGAGTATG GTTCAGTAAGGCAACCGAAATGGGGTCATCTGAAGGAACTGCACGCCGCGGTAAAGCTAGCCTCCAATCCTCTGCTCTCTGGAGACCATACCAATGTCTCTTTGGGTGAACTGCAAGAT GCCTATGTATTCCAAGTTAAGTCTGGAGAATGTGCTGCTTTCTTAGTGAACAAGGGACCTAAAGATGCGAGTGTTGTCTTTCAAAATTCTCCGTATCAGTTGCCTCGAAAGTCAATCAGTATCCTGCCAGACTGCAAAACTGTAGCCTTCAACACTGCAAAG GTAAACGCACAACAGTCTACTAGATCATGGCAGGTAACCCAAAAGTTTGATTCAACAGAGCGATGGGAAGAGTACAAGGAAGCTATTCCTAATTTTGACAACATTTTGTCGCGAGCAAACACATTGCCAGAGCAATTGTTCACAACAAAAGATGAATCTGATTACCTTTGGTACACTATCAG CCTTAAGCAAGATTCAAATACTCAATCTAAATTAGTTGTTCAATCGCGAGGACATGTCTTGCACGCGTTTGTAAACGGAGTATTTGTAG GATCTGCACATGGAAGGCACAGgaatgaaagtttttccttggAGCAGACTGTTATACTTAACAAAGGGGTGaactctctctcatttcttaGCGCAATGGTCGGATTACCG GATTCGGGAGCATATCTAGAGCGTAGAGTGGGCGGATTACGTAAAGTACTGATTGAAGAGAGAGATTTGAGCAAAAACTCATGGGGCCATCAGGTTGGGCTGTCTGGAGAGAAGTTAGAAATCTACACAGATGCCGGATCAAGTAAAGTTGAATGGAATAAGTTGGGAAGCTCCGCTAATCAACCACTCAAATGGTTTAAG ACTCATTTTGATGCACCAGCAGGAAATGATCCTATTGCATTAAATCTCGGTTCCATGGGAAAGGGTGAAGCCTTTGTCAATGGACAAAGTATCGGTCGATATTGGGTCTTGTTTCAAACCCCGGAAGGCAAACCTTCCCAGACATG GTACCATGTACCTCGAGCCTTCCTCAAGCCTACCGGCAATCTATTAGTTCTCctggaagaagaaaatggcgACCCCCTCAAAGTTTCTTTGGACAAAATTTCAGTAGCACAAGTATGCGGGCATGTGTCCGAGACACATTTACCCCCAGTGGTCAAATGGTTAGGTCTGAAAACTCAGAACCAAAACAACACTAGAAAGAACCGCGACAGAAGGCCAAAAGTTCAGCTCAGTTGTCCTCCCAAGAGGAACATCTCCAAGGTCTTGTTCGCAAGCTTTGGCAACCCTTCTGGTGATTGTCAAAATTATTCCACCGGAAGCTGCCACTCATCTATTTCTACGGCGATCGTAGAGCAG GTTTGTATCGGTAAGAGGAGATGTTCTATCCTTCTATCGAAGAACAGATTCGGCGATCCATGCCCAGGCATCAGCAAAACTCTGTTGGTCGATGCACAATGCACGTGA
- the LOC126604707 gene encoding beta-galactosidase 16 isoform X2 has translation MWPSLIAKAKEGGIDVIQTYVFWNIHERQQGKFDFSGRNDIISFIKEVQNQGLYVTLRIGPFIESEWTYGGLPIWLRDIPGIVYRSDNEPFKIEMEKWTTRIVYMMKSEKLYASLGGPIILSQIENEYKMIEPAFHERGPPYVRWAAAMAVGLQTGVPWVMCKQDDAPDPVINTCNGMKCGETFTGPNSPNKPALWTENWTSQYQVYGDKPLLRSAEDIAYQVALFIAKFRGSYVNYYMYHGGTNFGRSASAFVITSYYDEAPLDEYGSVRQPKWGHLKELHAAVKLASNPLLSGDHTNVSLGELQDAYVFQVKSGECAAFLVNKGPKDASVVFQNSPYQLPRKSISILPDCKTVAFNTAKVNAQQSTRSWQVTQKFDSTERWEEYKEAIPNFDNILSRANTLPEQLFTTKDESDYLWYTISLKQDSNTQSKLVVQSRGHVLHAFVNGVFVGSAHGRHRNESFSLEQTVILNKGVNSLSFLSAMVGLPDSGAYLERRVGGLRKVLIEERDLSKNSWGHQVGLSGEKLEIYTDAGSSKVEWNKLGSSANQPLKWFKTHFDAPAGNDPIALNLGSMGKGEAFVNGQSIGRYWVLFQTPEGKPSQTWYHVPRAFLKPTGNLLVLLEEENGDPLKVSLDKISVAQVCGHVSETHLPPVVKWLGLKTQNQNNTRKNRDRRPKVQLSCPPKRNISKVLFASFGNPSGDCQNYSTGSCHSSISTAIVEQVCIGKRRCSILLSKNRFGDPCPGISKTLLVDAQCT, from the exons ATGTGGCCATCTTTGATAGCCAAAGCCAAGGAAGGAGGAATAGATGTGATACAAACATACGTGTTTTGGAACATTCATGAACGCCAACAAGGAAAA TTTGATTTCAGTGGAAGAAATGATATAATAAGCTTTATTAAGGAAGTCCAAAACCAAGGCCTTTATGTCACCCTTAGAATCGGACCTTTCATTGAGAGTGAATGGACGTACGG GGGTCTACCAATTTGGTTAAGGGATATTCCTGGCATTGTCTATCGATCCGATAATGAACCATTCAAG ATTGAAATGGAAAAATGGACAACCAGAATAGTCTATATGATGAAATCAGAAAAATTGTACGCTTCTCTAGGTGGACCAATTATATTGTCACAG ATTGAGAACGAGTACAAAATGATAGAACCAGCTTTTCATGAAAGGGGACCTCCTTATGTTCGTTGGGCTGCAGCAATGGCGGTCGGGCTTCAAACTGGTGTGCCCTGGGTTATGTGCAAACAAGATGATGCTCCAGATCCCGTG ATCAACACATGCAATGGAATGAAGTGTGGAGAAACCTTTACTGGTCCTAATTCTCCCAATAAGCCAGCACTTTGGACAGAGAATTGGACAAGCCA ATACCAAGTATATGGTGACAAACCATTACTAAGATCGGCTGAAGATATCGCGTATCAAGTTGCACTGTTTATTGCAAAGTTCAGAGGAAGCTATGTAAATTATTATATG TATCATGGAGGAACCAATTTCGGAAGATCAGCCTCTGCATTTGTGATCACTAGCTACTATGATGAAGCTCCTCTTGATGAGTATG GTTCAGTAAGGCAACCGAAATGGGGTCATCTGAAGGAACTGCACGCCGCGGTAAAGCTAGCCTCCAATCCTCTGCTCTCTGGAGACCATACCAATGTCTCTTTGGGTGAACTGCAAGAT GCCTATGTATTCCAAGTTAAGTCTGGAGAATGTGCTGCTTTCTTAGTGAACAAGGGACCTAAAGATGCGAGTGTTGTCTTTCAAAATTCTCCGTATCAGTTGCCTCGAAAGTCAATCAGTATCCTGCCAGACTGCAAAACTGTAGCCTTCAACACTGCAAAG GTAAACGCACAACAGTCTACTAGATCATGGCAGGTAACCCAAAAGTTTGATTCAACAGAGCGATGGGAAGAGTACAAGGAAGCTATTCCTAATTTTGACAACATTTTGTCGCGAGCAAACACATTGCCAGAGCAATTGTTCACAACAAAAGATGAATCTGATTACCTTTGGTACACTATCAG CCTTAAGCAAGATTCAAATACTCAATCTAAATTAGTTGTTCAATCGCGAGGACATGTCTTGCACGCGTTTGTAAACGGAGTATTTGTAG GATCTGCACATGGAAGGCACAGgaatgaaagtttttccttggAGCAGACTGTTATACTTAACAAAGGGGTGaactctctctcatttcttaGCGCAATGGTCGGATTACCG GATTCGGGAGCATATCTAGAGCGTAGAGTGGGCGGATTACGTAAAGTACTGATTGAAGAGAGAGATTTGAGCAAAAACTCATGGGGCCATCAGGTTGGGCTGTCTGGAGAGAAGTTAGAAATCTACACAGATGCCGGATCAAGTAAAGTTGAATGGAATAAGTTGGGAAGCTCCGCTAATCAACCACTCAAATGGTTTAAG ACTCATTTTGATGCACCAGCAGGAAATGATCCTATTGCATTAAATCTCGGTTCCATGGGAAAGGGTGAAGCCTTTGTCAATGGACAAAGTATCGGTCGATATTGGGTCTTGTTTCAAACCCCGGAAGGCAAACCTTCCCAGACATG GTACCATGTACCTCGAGCCTTCCTCAAGCCTACCGGCAATCTATTAGTTCTCctggaagaagaaaatggcgACCCCCTCAAAGTTTCTTTGGACAAAATTTCAGTAGCACAAGTATGCGGGCATGTGTCCGAGACACATTTACCCCCAGTGGTCAAATGGTTAGGTCTGAAAACTCAGAACCAAAACAACACTAGAAAGAACCGCGACAGAAGGCCAAAAGTTCAGCTCAGTTGTCCTCCCAAGAGGAACATCTCCAAGGTCTTGTTCGCAAGCTTTGGCAACCCTTCTGGTGATTGTCAAAATTATTCCACCGGAAGCTGCCACTCATCTATTTCTACGGCGATCGTAGAGCAG GTTTGTATCGGTAAGAGGAGATGTTCTATCCTTCTATCGAAGAACAGATTCGGCGATCCATGCCCAGGCATCAGCAAAACTCTGTTGGTCGATGCACAATGCACGTGA